In Kitasatospora gansuensis, a genomic segment contains:
- a CDS encoding response regulator, translated as MALERYGFPVDTAADGLEGLERFRAQRPDILLLDVMLPLLDGVGLCRRIREESQLPILMMSARTEPIDVVSGLEAGADDYITKPFETAVLVARIRTVLRRTRTVPEPPAEAPAQPAPEPPRSVRVIDGLEVDTDAMEVRVAGRQVPLTPTELRLLLEFTAAPGIVLERQTLLERVWDYSWGADSRVVDVHVQRLRAKIGAARIETIRGFGYKLRRSG; from the coding sequence TCTTGAGGGCCTGGAACGGTTCCGCGCGCAGCGGCCCGACATCCTGCTGCTCGACGTGATGCTGCCGCTGCTCGATGGCGTCGGGCTGTGCCGCCGGATCCGGGAGGAGAGCCAGTTGCCGATCCTGATGATGTCGGCCCGCACCGAGCCGATCGACGTCGTCTCCGGCCTGGAGGCCGGGGCCGACGACTACATCACCAAACCCTTCGAGACCGCTGTCCTGGTGGCCCGGATCCGCACTGTGCTGCGGCGCACCAGGACGGTGCCCGAGCCGCCCGCCGAGGCGCCCGCGCAGCCCGCGCCGGAGCCGCCGCGCTCCGTACGGGTGATCGACGGCCTGGAGGTCGACACCGATGCGATGGAGGTGCGAGTGGCGGGCCGTCAAGTGCCGCTCACCCCGACCGAGTTGCGGCTGCTGCTGGAGTTCACCGCCGCGCCCGGCATCGTGCTGGAGCGGCAGACCCTGCTGGAGCGGGTCTGGGACTACTCCTGGGGCGCCGACAGCCGGGTGGTGGACGTGCACGTGCAGCGCCTGCGCGCCAAGATCGGGGCGGCCAGGATCGAGACCATCCGGGGCTTCGGCTACAAGCTGCGGCGGTCCGGATGA
- a CDS encoding sensor histidine kinase, which translates to MNLRRQIAATVALVSFLVAITVGLLVHRASVAQHVEQARKSAENALDSVLTGYARNGELVGWKADTDDVELPSELRRLAERGRRGSLLGPSRDGTAMWAAAGIGTGLPPAQVISVRVDYADDEQAIAQLDRTILISATLSVAVTVLAGVFAADRISSRLRTAARSARSIAQGDLTARIGSLGRPRDEVAELAAAVDSMSAVLSSKLANEQRFTADVAHELRTPLTGLLTAAELLPPGRPTELVQGRVRVLCSLTEDLLEVSRLDAGADRLELSVVPLGSVVARMVAAAGAPTELLVDTDAEVTTDVRRLDRIVSNLVANAHRHGGAPVLVRVDGATLTVRDHGPGFPEAVLSEGPQRFRTGARERGHGHGLGLTIAQGHAEALGITLRLRNDPAGGAVAELRLPTG; encoded by the coding sequence ATGAACCTGCGCCGTCAGATCGCCGCGACCGTCGCGCTGGTCTCCTTCCTGGTCGCCATCACGGTCGGGCTGCTGGTGCACCGCGCTTCGGTCGCCCAGCACGTCGAGCAGGCCAGGAAGTCGGCCGAGAACGCGCTCGACTCGGTGCTCACCGGGTACGCCCGCAACGGTGAGCTGGTCGGCTGGAAGGCCGACACCGACGATGTCGAACTCCCTTCGGAGCTGCGGCGGTTGGCCGAGCGGGGCCGCCGCGGCTCGCTGCTCGGCCCCAGCCGGGACGGCACCGCGATGTGGGCCGCCGCGGGCATCGGCACCGGCCTCCCGCCCGCGCAGGTGATCTCCGTCCGGGTGGACTACGCAGACGACGAGCAGGCCATCGCCCAGCTCGACCGGACCATCCTGATCTCGGCCACGCTGTCCGTCGCCGTCACCGTGCTGGCCGGGGTGTTCGCCGCCGACCGGATCAGCAGCCGCCTGCGCACGGCGGCCCGCAGCGCCCGCAGCATCGCCCAGGGCGATCTGACGGCCCGGATCGGATCGCTCGGCCGTCCGCGCGACGAGGTGGCCGAACTCGCGGCGGCCGTCGACTCGATGTCGGCCGTGCTGAGCAGCAAGCTGGCCAACGAGCAGCGGTTCACCGCCGACGTCGCGCACGAGCTGCGCACCCCCTTGACCGGGCTGCTGACCGCGGCCGAACTGCTGCCGCCCGGCCGTCCGACCGAGCTGGTGCAGGGCCGGGTCCGGGTGCTGTGCAGCCTGACCGAGGACCTGTTGGAGGTGTCCCGGCTGGACGCCGGGGCCGACCGCCTCGAGCTCTCCGTCGTACCGCTCGGGTCGGTGGTGGCCCGGATGGTCGCGGCCGCCGGGGCGCCGACCGAGCTGCTGGTCGACACCGACGCCGAGGTCACCACCGACGTCCGCAGGCTCGACCGGATCGTCTCCAACCTGGTCGCCAACGCCCACCGGCACGGCGGTGCCCCGGTCCTGGTCCGGGTCGACGGCGCCACTCTGACGGTCCGTGACCACGGCCCCGGCTTCCCGGAGGCGGTGCTGAGCGAGGGCCCGCAGCGCTTCCGGACCGGCGCCCGCGAGCGGGGGCACGGCCACGGCCTCGGCCTCACCATCGCCCAGGGCCACGCCGAGGCGCTCGGCATCACCCTGCGGCTGCGCAACGACCCGGCCGGCGGCGCGGTCGCCGAGCTGCGGCTGCCGACCGGCTGA
- a CDS encoding TetR/AcrR family transcriptional regulator → MAYRRTPAVQARLDAQRVIVLAAAVDLLAERGYAGCSMAAVADRAGIATGSMYRYFSGKAELSVELFRTVVLREVAAVETAVAKAEADGAGPHGRVAAVVRTFAARALKAPRLAYALLAEPADQVVDAERLVFRQAFRDLIAAQIAPAVADGRLPDQDAGLTAAALVGAIGEALVGPLAAGRAQDDLIPALVTFTQRALGGVNADALGGHSADHA, encoded by the coding sequence GTGGCATACCGACGCACCCCCGCCGTACAGGCCAGGCTGGACGCCCAGCGCGTGATCGTGCTGGCCGCCGCCGTCGACCTGCTGGCCGAACGCGGCTACGCGGGCTGCTCGATGGCCGCCGTCGCGGACCGCGCCGGGATCGCCACCGGCAGCATGTACCGGTACTTCTCGGGCAAGGCCGAGCTCTCGGTCGAGCTGTTCCGGACGGTGGTGCTCCGCGAGGTGGCCGCCGTCGAGACGGCCGTCGCCAAGGCCGAGGCCGACGGCGCCGGGCCGCACGGGCGGGTCGCCGCCGTGGTGCGGACCTTCGCGGCCCGGGCGCTCAAGGCGCCCCGGCTGGCCTACGCCCTGCTGGCCGAACCGGCCGACCAGGTGGTGGACGCCGAGCGGCTGGTGTTCCGGCAGGCCTTCCGCGACCTGATCGCCGCCCAGATCGCCCCGGCCGTCGCCGACGGCCGACTCCCGGACCAGGACGCCGGGTTGACCGCTGCCGCCCTGGTCGGCGCGATCGGCGAGGCCCTGGTCGGCCCGCTCGCAGCCGGCCGGGCCCAGGACGACCTGATCCCAGCCCTGGTCACCTTCACCCAGCGCGCCCTCGGGGGCGTCAACGCCGATGCCCTGGGAGGGCACAGTGCCGATCACGCATGA